The DNA sequence CGTTGCCGAAACTGCATGGAGCGCTGTTGAAAAACGAACAGGATGTGCATCTTTTCGAGCGGCTGGCATTTCTGGCGCGGCAACGCGGTAACTGATGCTGCTGGTAAGCAATTGGCCACCTTTTGCTGCCATATTGCGTTGCATCAACAATGCACAGGGCGTCGGTTTTTGATTTTTCCCAATCTGACATATCAATGGCTCGGGCCAACGATTATCGTGACCGCCGGCGTCGCGTTCTTGTCGCTGTTTTTCTATGATCGCAAGCAATTGCCAGCGCTCAGACTGGCCGGCGCATATTTCTTTGCCGCAATCGGGTATACCCTGATCATGTTGGCCGAGGGCGATTTGCCTCCGGCCTACCGAGCATCAATCCAGCTCTCTTTGTTCACCAGTCATTTTCTGCTGATCTGGGGCGTGGCCTCGCTGTATGGCGTGAAATTTCCACGATTGGCTTTTGGGCTGACCGCCGGCGTCGCGTTCGGCATTATCATCTACACCTATTCGGACCCCTCGCTGTTCTGGCTGCGGTTTACCGCAACCAGCGGATTCGTCGTCCTTGTCGACATTTTTTGCGGTTTGCTGGTCTGGCGGGCCAGAAAATATCGCGTTGACATGACCATTGCCGCGATTCTGATCGCCCAGGCGTCGTTGACGTTCTACCGGATCATCGAGATCAATCTGTCCGGACCCAAGCCGCTGACACTGGATGCCTTCAATGGATCGCAGTTTGCGTCGTCCATGCAGACAGAGAATGCGATTTTTGCGGTTGTTATAGGTGTCGCGCTGTTTGCCCGTTACTCGGTCAAGCTGGTGACGCGTCTGATCCGCCTGGCGGAAACAGATCCATTGACAGGTCTGCTCAATCGCCGCGCCTTCGAGACCAGGGTGCAGCGGTTGCGGGCCGCATCGGCACCGTTTCCGACAGGCCTGATCCTCTGTGATATCGACCACTTCAAGCGGGTCAATGACACCCATGGTCATGACGCCGGGGATGTTGCCTTGAAAGCCGTGGCACAGCTTTTGATGGATGTGTCAGGCGAGACATGTGTCTGCGCACGGCTCGGGGGTGAAGAGTTCTGCATTGTGCTGCCGGAAGCCAACGAAGAAATGACCCGGCTGGCGGCGACAAGACTACGGATCTCGGTCGAATCGCAGCAAATTCCATCCACCGGCGACGATCTGAGACTAACGGCGAGTTTCGGCTACTGCGTGCTCGCGCCCGGTGATGATTTCGGTGTTGCCATGGCTGGAGTGGATGCGGCTGTCTATCAGTCCAAGAATGATGGTCGCAACCGTGTGCGTTTGGCGGAAGCAGGAAAGCCGGATCGG is a window from the Hoeflea sp. IMCC20628 genome containing:
- a CDS encoding GGDEF domain-containing protein; translation: MTAGVAFLSLFFYDRKQLPALRLAGAYFFAAIGYTLIMLAEGDLPPAYRASIQLSLFTSHFLLIWGVASLYGVKFPRLAFGLTAGVAFGIIIYTYSDPSLFWLRFTATSGFVVLVDIFCGLLVWRARKYRVDMTIAAILIAQASLTFYRIIEINLSGPKPLTLDAFNGSQFASSMQTENAIFAVVIGVALFARYSVKLVTRLIRLAETDPLTGLLNRRAFETRVQRLRAASAPFPTGLILCDIDHFKRVNDTHGHDAGDVALKAVAQLLMDVSGETCVCARLGGEEFCIVLPEANEEMTRLAATRLRISVESQQIPSTGDDLRLTASFGYCVLAPGDDFGVAMAGVDAAVYQSKNDGRNRVRLAEAGKPDRALYVDQAEATG